The Carassius gibelio isolate Cgi1373 ecotype wild population from Czech Republic chromosome B5, carGib1.2-hapl.c, whole genome shotgun sequence genome segment aaagaatagagcaaactagtgttagaggtcttatatatataaaattgtatgataaattaaaagaaaacagaatagaaaaggtttagaaaggtagttagatttttttttttttttaaaggtacaatttgtaagatatttgcagcaAAATATCCTTAGACCACTAggttagtgttatatattttgtccagctgattactaacaatatctctaatgttttcaactacatgtaaatcatgagaaaattcccattctaaacattgacacggggcagtgcagtcgcctgtcaatgacgttagttaccctttgttaccgcctttactgacatagaaaccacatgacaacagtgtcgtggacaaatgcggaagtagtgtctagcgtccagcaaacaacgaacttgcttcaagcagttccttatttacttcttgcacattttatggtggattgtcTTACTTATGGAACATAActactgtttaccgtctgccgctggttctgtcgacaaagACAGCTCCCACGAATGCttttataacgatcaacaagattagcaTTATGGGCATACATGCCAAACgcagggcatcgcgtctctagacccacacgaggacgcgtctgatctaTAGTCTGATCGCGTCCTTGCATTGACTTtctatgtaatctactcgcgcaaatcaaACTCGCGTTTGTTATttatgcccaattattgtgtttgaatgtacatgagtgtatatatatttgttgaataAGTGGTAATTGTTTTCATAtagtctgattgatggccgtcagcagttggctagaagacaacaaatcccatcattccacgctccttagCATCATCGAACCACACGATTGTTATTAATgaacaagaaatgtctgttagacaagctgagatgcgagcagctaccgtcgaatcatcaggatggaatgaaagGTAAAGttaagtgtcatcagcatagcagtggtgtgaaaagccatgtttctgaatgacagaacctaatgatgccaaaTAGACAGAGAAGATAAGTgctccaagaactgagccctgaggaaccccagtagttagatgttgtgacctctccaagatactttgaggGACCTATCTCATAGGTAAGACTTAAACCACTGaagtgcggttcctgagatgccctttgctattagggttgataggaggatctggtgattaaccaTGTCAAATgcagcagacagatcaagcaggataagtactgaagatttggattccgctcttgccagtgtTAGgacttcaacaactgagagcaaggcagtctcagttgattGTTCACTTCTGAAGCGAGATTGGTTgttgtcaaggaggttgttctgtgtgagaaatgcagagactaggttgaacacagctcgttcaagtgtttttgcaaagaaaggaagaagggaaactggtctgtagttctctaaaacaTATAGGTTGAGAGTGGGtttaagtgatgtgacattcagccaagcatGGAGACCcttactcagaattcatgctctgcatttaacccacccaaagtgcacacacacacagagcagtgaacacacacacacccggagcagtgggcagccatttatgctgcggcgccctgggagcagttgggggttcgatgccttgctcaagggcacctaagtcgtggtattgccagccctagattcgaacccacaaccctagggttaggagtcaaactctcttttaccactaagccacgacttcccctaagtagtggagttatacaagcctgtctaaatgatgaggggaaaaacaccagtgtggagggatgtgttaatgatgtgagtgagttcaggtacaactgcaggagaaatggcttgaaggaggtgagatggaataggatcaagtggacagtagtatgattagaaaggatgagtttggagacatctgcctcagagagtgaagagaaggatgtgcatatttgctggtgatatgagttTGACGGAttttggtgtggaaaattgtgcactgatgtgtttaattttactacatgaaaaatgtggcaaagtcgtcagctattagagatgaagcaggagggggaagtggaggacaaagaagtgagaaatgttttaaaaagcatgcaagagttagatgaattgttatttttgttatggtagtaggtaattttagcagtggagacattagcagacaaggaagagaggagtgactgaCCAGTGTGCAGTGGACTAACCAGTacatgatcagtggagcagtgtcgtgtataaataaggtccagttgattgcctgatttgtgagtagcagtagttgacattcggttgagatcaaaagaggcaagcagagtgtggaaatcagcagacagaggtttatctaggtggattttgaaatctccaagcataactaggagAGTACCATCCTTAGGAAAGGTTGAGAgcagcacatctaattcatccaaaaagttacctagtggtcctgggggtcgataagacaactacaaaatgtattttaagagggtaggtaacagtaacttcAAAGGAACTGTTgacaaagatggtaaaggattacatttccaatcattagagatgagcagaccagtacctccaccttttccagtcaaacggggggagtgggaaaatataaattattggagagtgctgcaggtgtagcagtgtcctctggttttaTTCAAGTCTCTGTCAGGaccatgagattaagctttgaatgactaataatggAAGTAATGAAAttggctttgtttacagcagactggcaattccagagaccaatagaaaaagaaagtagtaagttagcagacataggcaaagtgtgcaggttgttaagattgcgctgCCTACATTGTGTGATGCGTGGTTTGCAAGTGGTAGTGATAATAGGGATTTATATCCCTTGTCGGTAcaatacaatttacaattttgcaatacaattgaagatattttggatgaaaactgggggGCTTgttactgtcccatagactgccaagtacgTTACACTGtcagggataaattacattttaaaatagaaaacagttattttaaattataatacttaattttactgtacatttaatcaaatgcagcattggtgaacaAAGACATTTAATTCTAAAGTCTGTTTATTCAAAACTTTCAATCAGTAGTTACTGAAAATACATGCCAGTATTGTAAGGCAGGTATGTGTACCTGTAAAGTCTGTTGTGTCTTGTAGAATttctgtaccttttttttctcatttattgaCGACTCATGTGAGTGGCGTTACCAGTAGCTGCAAGGTGCATCAGGTCTGGAGTCATGCCCAGTGGAGTTTACCCTTCTTCCTCGAGTTATACATTTGTCAAAATCATACAAaatatattgtttcaaagcagctttacagaggcATAGGTTTAAGTGTCAATAGATTCACAAGAGATTCACACTTTGAGTGTCCAGATAGCAAGCCAGAAATGGATGTAGCAAGGAAAAACTCCTGGTGATATTTAGGTAATGGAGAGAAAATCTAGTTTGTTAGTTTGAGAATCATTCTATTGTTGTATTTGTTCTGTTATATTAATGTCTTCCAACTTTGGCACCCTTGataatatgtatatgtttatgacATTTCTTTTCTGTAAGTCCACACAGGTGCTCGGTAAAACTGTCCACAACTCTGCATTAATTTCTTTCTCAAAGCTTTTCTGCTCTAAAGAAGAATGATGTTTTGGATATTTTCTAGCTCTTTGTAACACTGACCATATTTTATGATCCTGTGTGTTGGTTGATGTTGCTGACAAACAGTCTGTCTCTTTTCAGGTTCTCATTTCGACAAAAATAGTTACCAGAATTTTGCACAAACTAAACACATTTGAGACAAGCAACCCTTCCAACAGGATGAGGACAGATCCAAAGAAGTGATGTTTTTAATACTTCCAATTTCTGGCTGGAAATCCTTCGTCTTGCTCCTACTCAGTGTTTTTAATTGTGTATATTTTTAACTATGATTGTGACAGTTCTCACTTTGTTCATCAATGAGTGTGAATTCAAACATGAATGACAAGATATGCCCCAAAATGTCCCTCTAAACACCTCCCTTAGCTAATATACATTTGCAGACTATTTGAAACACTagattttcattaatattatttaacattaatatgtgACATTACTAGAATCAAATTTATATCAGTCATTTTATGAATAGCACAATGGCACATTTATGGACTGTTTTGGTGTCAGTACTCAATCAAATTAGCTTAAACATTGATTTGATGTTTATTAGCCTCTAAGACCTTATTTATGAGCTTACGGAATTAGAAAACATCTTCAGACTGTATCTGTTGCAAGTATTTACAAGCTTTAGGACAGAAACTATCCAAATGATTATGCACTTTAGTCTTAATTTAAATTTGTCTTAATAGTCTAGAATTTAAGCATTGGAACGCTTGAAATTTCAAGGTTCAAATTGAGGTACTTCAACTAAACAAAAAGGCTGCTGTATGAGGTAATGTGTAGTGCACTAAATCTCATTAAGGTACATGAAGGGGTAAACTGTGGGCCATATGTCAAGATTCACTTTTATTGTCTTGCAGTATTCACTGTAATTTAATAGACTGGATAAATTTTATGACAGCAGAATCAAAGTGTTTTGCGATAAGAAGGTATTATGAAATGCTTTtctgagtacatttttttttgtacatagatTACTGGATTTAACATAAGATTGAATCATTTAAACTATTAATTTCCCTAGTTTTATTTTCCAATCTAACTTATGTCTGTTGTTATTTTTGCCTTATTTGTGTGTATTGGATGTTCCCTATGTCCTATATTTCTAGTAtcctttatataaaacaaaataaaaaaataaaattaaaacattgtttgaaaaaataaatacctgTCACAGAGTTGTCTTGGTTTGTTTTTTGGTATAATGGCTCCCTGAATTACACTTTAACAATCAGTAATATTGATTCATTTAATTGTTTACAGGACCCAGTTTTCTAGTGTCTTGGTACTATGTTATGGGGGTTCCTAACAGGTTACTTGCAGCCAGATGcagtaaaaaaagataaaaataagcaAGTGTATCACTTAGCCTTAGATTCTTCTGATTGTAATTACAGTCTTGGTCACGTTTTAATGGTATAACATTTGACATGTCATGCTTTGAAGATTTAtttcaatcaaatgtatttattaaagaaaCTGTATAAAAACAACCATTATGTAGAGTTTTGTGCAGCGGAAATTGTTTTTTTGcacaacattttaaagcattaataAAAGCATATGGTTTATATTCTGTGCTTCTTTAATGTTGTAAAtccttatcaaaaaaaaaaaaaagaaaaagacaaaggaTTCAAAATCAATTTCTTAATGTGGTATAATTATTTTGCCATTAAACTCTTAATTTTGCCTATACAAATGTACAGTAACTGCACCCATTTGAATATTCTCATCTTTAAAATCAGAGGCTTTGAATTCTTATACATTCCTTATTAAAATTAAGTCCACCCTACTAGGATGTAGATATTTAAAAACCTAATTTATAGTTGCTGTGGGTCATTCAAAACCCAACACAAATAATTTTACGATACCATGTGTTAAAATTAAATGGTTTGGCAACTCCAAACATCAGTGTATGTCCATGTTATTCCACCAATTTAAATACGATCACAATAAGACAACTAAACAGAGTGAATTAATGCTTAAGCCAAGGATGAGCAGCAATGGCTTCTTTACTGCGGTCACCGTAATCATAAAGCAGCTCCTCATCTACTTTGATGTCTCTGGAAGCCAGGAAGATAAGGTGAGGTGTTCCATTTATCTCATGCAGTTTGGTCCGAAGGTTGCCATTCTTACTGTGGTTGATCAGTCGGCCCAGACGGTCAGTTTCTTTGGTACCatccacactttaaaaaaaataaaaataaaaacgcacACATTCGATTTAATGGGTCTCTCTGTTGACCAACAGTTTTCGGTCAATTCTAAGTAAAGACTCAACAAACTAAACTCTAGTTCATGACTATTCATACAGATAGCAATGAATACCTCAAATCTTGCATTAAAGCATATCAATAGTCAAAGTGAGATTAAAAATGTTCTGGCCAGAAGATTGTTTTATAAGAAAATTAAAACACACCAAAATACTCACCAGTAAGTTTTGTCATGGTAGCGGAAATAGTACATGTAGCAGCCAGTGGTTGGGTCTTGAGCATATTGAGACTCTCTTGCTTTAGCATCAGCAATCTCTAACAATTCCCCGTGGTACTCTACTACAAACTGGTCTTTCTGAAACGCTCGGTCTGCAAAAACACCTCTTCCTTTTCCGTCAATACTTTTCACCTGAttttgaaaatggaaaaatgcTAAAACCAAAGCAATGAAAAGTTCTAAAGTTAAAATGTAGACCATCTGCTTAATAAGCTTACCTTGAGCCCCTCTTCAACATTGTTTTTGATGAGATCATCAAGGTGCTGCAGCTTTTCACACTGTTTTAACACATGTCCACATTTAGCTCTGGATTTAGAATTCATTTTtaaccatgataaaaaaaaataaaaaagattcatCAATGGTAAATTGAGTTTTAAAATAATGGGTCTTAAGAGCTAAAAATGCACAGCAAAAGGTAGCATAtatttcttctgtattgtgatgtaCATCAATGCagaacagggaaaaaaaaaagttgcagagTGGGACTTGGTTCAATGCAACTGTTATTGAGATGTAGGTGTGGCCAAAGTTTGCATGAATTTATGTAAGGGTACAAATTGTAACAATTGCAGGCCCCCAAATGCAGTTGACATGTATATGGATAGCCAAAACGCATAGGTTTTccaattttgcacaaaaaaaacgGTTTTGCATAAAAACCCTGTGAATTATTGAAGTCTTGATTGTCACCAGAAGGAAGTCATGCATTTTTCCCCAGAAGATTCAAGTATGAAAATTATGaggtcaatattttttttttaagaaaaatcatgaatgaatcattcacaaaaaGCTGCATAACATGCATTTTGCCAACTTCAAGAATAAaccatataaaaataaacacttcaGATTCTGGAAGTTTACCAACCTTCAACTCAGCTGTGCCTTTCCTGCAACTTCGCCGAACAGGAAAATAATCGGTGACCTTTCGATTGGGTTTagactttttgtttttcaacCTAAAATTTGATAAACACACAATGTAGGAAGATTTTACTTCTCTTGGAAATTGATGCATATTAACATTTTTCACTTataaactagcaaacacacaaacaataagtcactaaatcaaaaaaataaaatgactgaaaCAGGCAACTATTTATCAGTAGACATATTTAAAACTAGACATACTTTCTGTCTTTTGTCGTTTCACCATTTATCCTTTGCCCGGATTTTGTTTGCTTTCTTGTCCCGGACCCTTTATGAGGCGCATCAGTCTGCTCATTAGGTCCACAAATAAGGCTCTGTTTGCCACTGTCCCCTTTTTTAGGTGCATTCGGCTCTGCGTCTTTGACTAACCATAGAAAGAAGAAAGCAGCAAGTAAAACCAACTCTGGAGAAAACTATCtggtgaaaaaaaagacaaatgttgTTATGTAATGTTATCGTTATTAAGGTTTAAACAAATACCTTCACTCCGTTCGCTGGTTTTAGGTAAACGGTCCGTTGCTGTATTGTCATCTAAAATAATGTTAAGTGGGTTATTCCTGAGCGGCTTGTTCAGATTCAGACAACTATGTATTTTTGGCTGCACTTGGCATGACTGAAAGAGAAATAGaaacattaaatcaaattaatttacGAGGAAATGTATTCTCAACGCGTTTACGGGGAATAACGTTAGGTCACAACATCGCTCAGTAACAGTCATACACACAGCTGGTACCGAACGAATACCAACGCATCTCTCCTACCGTGGGTTTTCCGTCCTTGTTCTCTTTAGCCTCTTCTACTTTCTCGTTGATACTGCCGTCCACAGGTCTTCGTTTGGCAGAAGAGGACTTTTTGCCTAACGAGTacatgaacaatgtttatttCTGAAAATTATTGTGTTACGAGTTCGCTAAACGAATGATTGCCTTTGAGTTTCAGGctaattttcaaaaaatgttttacccTTTCCCATCTTGTATTGGATTTCTCACAACAAACGAAATGGATTATAAACACTACAGCATGAGACAAATAACTCGACGTCAGGCTGCCTGGGTTTTAAATATCATTCGCATCGTTCATTGGTCAATCCCTTGAAGAGTAGGATTGTGATTGGTTTACTGATCGCGGAAGCAGAAAAAAAACTTGAGTCGTGCTACGTGACGTACTTCCGACATGAAATAATCGCTATTTTCCAGTTATGTAGTAAAATAGTACTTATAAATTGTTTATGAAAACAAAGAGTAcaaaaaaagagttttttttgatgctttttttaaaaaaaacgccTGTCAGTAttaccaagtttttttttaataatccaaaaCAATCTACAAGTTTGTTACAGAGACAAAGAAAAAGTGCAAAATGCTGGTGAATTTTGCAAATCATTTTCATAATACTGTGTTTCTACCTTTAATTCTTATGACTTCAAATTTAATACTGAAATCAAAACTTAAGAAGTATATTGTATAACCATTTAGTGTATTTgatattcattaaatatttaattatcgaTTACAGTCACATAATTTGATGAACACATTTTCTGAATATTAGTACAAGTAGTGCTCTGAAAAAGTTTTGCCCCCTtcctgtattttacattttttgcatgTCTGTCAGACTTAGGGGGAAGGCGTGGCCTAATGGTTTAGCTAGAGAGACGGACTCATAACccaagggttgtgggtttgaatcttgggctggcagggattttaaaaaagtaattgctCCCAAACCTAATAACTGGTTGTGCCACACTTCACAGCAATAATTGCAATCAAACGATCGTGATTACTGAGTCTTTAACATCGCTGTGGAGGATTTTTGATCATGAAAGGACTGTTTAAGGCCACTCCAAATCCTTAATTTTGTTCttcttgagccattcagaggtggaccTGCTGGTGTGTTTGGGATTATTGTCCTGCTGCATAACCCAAGTGTGCTTGAGCTTGAGATCACAAACTGACGGccggacattctccttcaggattttctgatagagTGCAGAATTCATGGTATCATCAATTATGGCAAGTCGTCCATGTCCTAAAGCTGCAAAGCAGCCCCAGACCATCACACTCCCATCACCATGTTTGTTAGTAtggatacatttaaaaagttttggtGACTGAACAGAtacttgtaaataaataaataaaaatcaccaaAAATGATGGATTGGCTATTAGCACAATCAAGACATGATGTCCGTTTCCTTAGTTTTCATTTCAACAACACTAGGGACATAAGAGCTCACTAACTTGAAAgttttttattaaacacaaagTTAAAGGTTGATTTCTATAACCGAGCCAAGCACTGTATCCAGTTCTCCAAATATATTTTCCAATATCTTCATTTACAGAATACACCATTAATGTGGTTCTGTCCACATTGTATAATTAAttctaaaaggaaaaaaagtgaaatcatgTGCACCTCAGCATTTGTCATCTTCTTTATCTGAGTACAGCATCTCCTTGAATCGTctctttttttccatgttttcatttactttttgcCGTTTTTCCTGTTTCCTCTGTATGGATTCCTTTTTCATTTTCAGCAGTTCACTTTCCTCACCCTTATACGCAATTTCTAGTTTCTCGCGTAAAATCTCCCGTGCTCGTTTTCTGTTCAGATCCACCGATCTGGTCTGGTGACACTGCAAAAGAACATGAGATCCTTATATTAAAGTAGTTTGGAATTGACAGATTATGCAAGACTATGTTGGCTTGACACCAATGCATCATGGGTGACTTTCTGTAAGGGGTTTTATTTGGGACATCGCAACTttgtcaagaaaataaaattagaaatacaCTTTTATTACTCAAATAACTTTGGTTAATTGGAGTTCAAATTCTATTAGTCTCTTAATTTTCAGGATCAACCATACTGACTATAGCTTTTTATCCACTAATCTTAACACAAAACCATTCATCGTCACCAAACAATGACACGCAAAGTCAaattcaaacaacaacaacacaaaacaggTAAtcctatcatttatttttttatttttatttttcaaattatttccAATTCTTACAGATTTTCAGTTCAGGTCTACTTAGAAGTTAGAACCATACTAGACAACACTtatcaaatgcatttttgtactaaagttttatttaacaaaataatgca includes the following:
- the kmt5ab gene encoding lysine methyltransferase 5Ab produces the protein MGKGKKSSSAKRRPVDGSINEKVEEAKENKDGKPTSCQVQPKIHSCLNLNKPLRNNPLNIILDDNTATDRLPKTSERSEVKDAEPNAPKKGDSGKQSLICGPNEQTDAPHKGSGTRKQTKSGQRINGETTKDRKLKNKKSKPNRKVTDYFPVRRSCRKGTAELKCEKLQHLDDLIKNNVEEGLKVKSIDGKGRGVFADRAFQKDQFVVEYHGELLEIADAKARESQYAQDPTTGCYMYYFRYHDKTYCVDGTKETDRLGRLINHSKNGNLRTKLHEINGTPHLIFLASRDIKVDEELLYDYGDRSKEAIAAHPWLKH